One genomic window of Arachis hypogaea cultivar Tifrunner chromosome 8, arahy.Tifrunner.gnm2.J5K5, whole genome shotgun sequence includes the following:
- the LOC112705135 gene encoding disease resistance protein RPV1-like isoform X2: MAAHASSEIIKYDVFLSFRGTDTRCGFLSHLRKELEDKHIKTYVDNMLREGTEISHSLLAAIEQSEIALIIFSQDYASSKWCLEELAKIMECRKQNGQIVIPIFHNVDPLWVRHQKESYHHALANHEVRFADRVQIWRDALKEAANLSGFDSQSSRFKDDADLVGQIVKRVLQRLNQSPQGDLQGLVGIHGPIEKLVSLCTESEDVIIGLWGMGGVGKTTLATAVFNRLCDGFEGFCFLKNVRERAEKYGIDHLKTELLSKLLKEEDASPFVTPGGITNFAKKRLGRTKVLVVLDDVNDSDQMEDLCGGHTRFGASSKIIATTRDKHVLLRADTDHIHQVKTLNSDDSLQLFSLNAFKQNCIIKAEQVELSKRVLNYCKGLPLAIKILGSFLKGKTQQEWESELAKLEKTPDEKIQRILRLSYNELDRNDRNIFLELACFFDRNTEEEEQIKSLLDHCGYTTTIGLTNLCNKALISISNDCVSMHDLIREMGREIVRGECLDDPGKRSRLWDSCDTYEVLKYNKGTQVIQSITLNMSEIDMIRLHPETFERMPELKLVRFHSSNSKNKLCAPEGITSLPKKLRYFHWDGFPSKSLPSSFGAERFVEIIMPNSGLQTLWEGEQNLVNLRKVDLDGSSSLMELPDLSKASNLREVSISGCKSLRQVPPSAVCSQKLKYLNVSNCESLESIAELPASVVYIIARNCRSLHTVSVSALDCVAKEPILQQQFEDITFNFTNCDKLRRNSKKSIMEHAYGRLKRPLAAAPTCATTPWLDKEDKHPFRYLSGKQHNHPKLNVLSGAAPEWFRYINPQRGAVTLDVAPGDSLLGFIFWIIFPAYYRSHEVQATSVSYKYWVRVMHGPSFSYDGHWFLGENIWLNDSYFWYDGQCCIDMIKVMEENTDTNNNNNSIQLVVSFQFFYTRLVLSYRYPIEEDVNKELEDWAVHPIYASDVRNLKDWSVHPIYASDVRNRQASIQPVGS; encoded by the exons ATGGCTGCGCATGCTTCTTCTGAGATTATTAAGTATGATGTCTTCCTCAGCTTCAGAGGCACAGACACTCGCTGTGGTTTTCTCAGCCATCTGCGCAAGGAATTAGAggacaaacacatcaagacatacGTGGATAATATGCTCAGAGAAGGAACTGAAATATCACACTCACTCCTTGCAGCCATTGAACAATCAGAAATTGCTTTGATCATATTCTCCCAGGATTATGCTTCTTCCAAATGGTGTTTGGAAGAACTAGCCAAAATAATGGAATGCAGGAAACAAAATGGTCAAATTGTAATACCTATTTTCCATAATGTAGACCCATTATGGGTGCGCCACCAAAAGGAAAGTTATCACCACGCCCTTGCTAATCATGAGGTGAGGTTTGCAGACAGGGTGCAAATATGGAGAGATGCTCTCAAGGAAGCTGCCAATTTGTCTGGTTTCGATTCACAGTCATCACGCTTCAA GGATGATGCTGACCTTGTTGGTCAAATTGTCAAACGTGTCTTACAAAGGTTAAACCAATCACCCCAAGGTGATTTGCAGGGTCTTGTTGGAATTCATGGACCAATTGAAAAGCTAGTTTCGTTGTGCACGGAATCTGAAGATGTTATTATTGGCCTTTGGGGCATGGGTGGTGTTGGTAAGACAACTCTTGCGACTGCAGTTTTCAATAGATTGTGTGATGGATTTGAAGGATTTTGCTTCTTGAAAAATGTAAGAGAAAGAGCTGAGAAATATGGTATAGATCATTTGAAGACAGAACTTCTTTCCAAACTGCTAAAGGAAGAAGATGCAAGTCCCTTTGTCACGCCTGGTGGAATAACTAATTTTGCCAAGAAAAGACTTGGTCGAACAAaggttcttgttgttcttgatgATGTCAATGATTCAGACCAAATGGAAGATTTATGTGGAGGACATACACGGTTTGGGGCAAGTAGCAAAATCATAGCGACAACAAGAGATAAGCATGTCCTTCTTAGGGCGGACACtgatcatattcatcaagttaagACATTGAATTCTGATGATTCCCTTCAGCTTTTCAGCCTGAATGCCTTCAAGCAAAACTGCATTATAAAAGCAGAACAAGTTGAGTTGTCCAAGAGAGTGCTTAACTATTGCAAAGGCCTTCCTTTAGCAATAAAAATCTTGGGTTCCTTCCTTAAAGGAAAAACTCAACAAGAGTGGGAAAGTGAACTGGCCAAACTTGAAAAGACGCCTGATGAAAAAATCCAAAGAATATTACGATTGAGTTATAATGAATTAGATCGTAATGATCGGAATATATTTTTGGAACTTGCATGTTTCTTTGATAGAAATACAGAAGAAGAAGAGCAGATAAAATCTCTTCTTGATCACTGTGGATACACAACTACTATCGGGTTGACAAATCTTTGTAATAAAGCTCTTATTTCCATTTCAAACGATTGTGTGTCAATGCATGACTTAATTCGAGAAATGGGCCGTGAAATTGTTCGCGGAGAATGTCTAGATGATCCAGGAAAACGCAGTAGACTATGGGATTCTTGTGATACCTATGAAGTACTGAAATACAATAAG GGAACTCAAGTTATTCAAAGTATCACATTAAATATGTCTGAAATTGATATGATAAGGTTGCACCCTGAGACATTTGAAAGAATGCCAGAACTGAAGCTTGTTAGATTTCATTCATCCAATTCCAAAAATAAGTTGTGTGCTCCAGAAGGTATTACATCCCTGCCAAAGAAGTTAAGGTATTTTCATTGGGATGGGTTTCCTTCGAAATCTTTGCCATCTTCTTTTGGTGCTGAGAGATTTGTTGAAATCATAATGCCCAATAGTGGATTGCAAACGCTTTGGGAAGGTGAACAG AATCTTGTAAATCTAAGGAAAGTGGATCTTGATGGTTCATCAAGCCTAATGGAGCTCCCAGATTTATCAAAAGCTTCAAATCTTAGAGAAGTGAGTATCTCTGGTTGCAAGAGTCTGCGTCAAGTTCCTCCATCTGCTGTATGTTCCCAGAAGTTGAAATACCTGAACGTGAGCAACTGTGAGAGCCTTGAATCCATAGCAGAGCTTCCAGCATCGGTTGTGTACATAATTGCTCGCAACTGCCGCTCGCTACACACTGTATCTGTATCTGCTTTGGATTGTGTGGCCAAAGAACCGATCCTGCAGCAGCAATTTGAGGATATAACCTTCAACTTCACCAACTGCGACAAATTGAGAAGGAATTCAAAAAAGAGCATTATGGAACATGCCTATGGCAGACTAAAGCGACCACTAGCAGCAGCACCTACATGTGCTACAACACCATGGCTGGATAAGGAGGATAAGCACCCATTTCGTTATCTGTCGGGCAAGCAGCACAATCATCCCAAGTTAAATGTGTTGTCAGGTGCAGCCCCGGAATGGTTCAGATATATAAACCCACAAAGAGGGGCTGTTACTCTTGATGTTGCCCCAGGTGATAGCTTGTTGGGTTTCATCTTTTGGATCATTTTTCCTGCATACTATCGGAGTCACGAAGTGCAAGCCACTTCAGTGTCATATAAGTATTGGGTTAGAGTGATGCATGGCCCAAGTTTCAGTTATGACGGGCATTGGTTTCTAGGCGAGAATATATGGCTTAACGATAGCTATTTTTGGTACGACGGGCAATGCTGCATTGACATGATCAAGGTAATGGAAGAAAACACcgacactaataataataataatagcattCAACTCGTGGTTTCATTCCAGTTCTTCTACACTCGTCTTGTTTTGAGTTACCGTTACCCTATCGAGGAAGATGTTAACAAAGAATTAGAAGATTGGGCTGTGCACCCAATATATGCCTCAGACGTTCGAAACTTAAAAGATTGGAGTGTGCATCCAATATATGCCTCAGATGTTCGAAACCGACAGGCTTCCATTCAACCAGTTGGAAGCTAA
- the LOC112705135 gene encoding disease resistance protein RPV1-like isoform X1 produces MFIDEADTCVIFDNFCKEEDMAAHASSEIIKYDVFLSFRGTDTRCGFLSHLRKELEDKHIKTYVDNMLREGTEISHSLLAAIEQSEIALIIFSQDYASSKWCLEELAKIMECRKQNGQIVIPIFHNVDPLWVRHQKESYHHALANHEVRFADRVQIWRDALKEAANLSGFDSQSSRFKDDADLVGQIVKRVLQRLNQSPQGDLQGLVGIHGPIEKLVSLCTESEDVIIGLWGMGGVGKTTLATAVFNRLCDGFEGFCFLKNVRERAEKYGIDHLKTELLSKLLKEEDASPFVTPGGITNFAKKRLGRTKVLVVLDDVNDSDQMEDLCGGHTRFGASSKIIATTRDKHVLLRADTDHIHQVKTLNSDDSLQLFSLNAFKQNCIIKAEQVELSKRVLNYCKGLPLAIKILGSFLKGKTQQEWESELAKLEKTPDEKIQRILRLSYNELDRNDRNIFLELACFFDRNTEEEEQIKSLLDHCGYTTTIGLTNLCNKALISISNDCVSMHDLIREMGREIVRGECLDDPGKRSRLWDSCDTYEVLKYNKGTQVIQSITLNMSEIDMIRLHPETFERMPELKLVRFHSSNSKNKLCAPEGITSLPKKLRYFHWDGFPSKSLPSSFGAERFVEIIMPNSGLQTLWEGEQNLVNLRKVDLDGSSSLMELPDLSKASNLREVSISGCKSLRQVPPSAVCSQKLKYLNVSNCESLESIAELPASVVYIIARNCRSLHTVSVSALDCVAKEPILQQQFEDITFNFTNCDKLRRNSKKSIMEHAYGRLKRPLAAAPTCATTPWLDKEDKHPFRYLSGKQHNHPKLNVLSGAAPEWFRYINPQRGAVTLDVAPGDSLLGFIFWIIFPAYYRSHEVQATSVSYKYWVRVMHGPSFSYDGHWFLGENIWLNDSYFWYDGQCCIDMIKVMEENTDTNNNNNSIQLVVSFQFFYTRLVLSYRYPIEEDVNKELEDWAVHPIYASDVRNLKDWSVHPIYASDVRNRQASIQPVGS; encoded by the exons ATGTTCATTGATGAAGCAGATACTTGTGTGATCTTCGATAATTTTTGCAAGGAAGAGGATATGGCTGCGCATGCTTCTTCTGAGATTATTAAGTATGATGTCTTCCTCAGCTTCAGAGGCACAGACACTCGCTGTGGTTTTCTCAGCCATCTGCGCAAGGAATTAGAggacaaacacatcaagacatacGTGGATAATATGCTCAGAGAAGGAACTGAAATATCACACTCACTCCTTGCAGCCATTGAACAATCAGAAATTGCTTTGATCATATTCTCCCAGGATTATGCTTCTTCCAAATGGTGTTTGGAAGAACTAGCCAAAATAATGGAATGCAGGAAACAAAATGGTCAAATTGTAATACCTATTTTCCATAATGTAGACCCATTATGGGTGCGCCACCAAAAGGAAAGTTATCACCACGCCCTTGCTAATCATGAGGTGAGGTTTGCAGACAGGGTGCAAATATGGAGAGATGCTCTCAAGGAAGCTGCCAATTTGTCTGGTTTCGATTCACAGTCATCACGCTTCAA GGATGATGCTGACCTTGTTGGTCAAATTGTCAAACGTGTCTTACAAAGGTTAAACCAATCACCCCAAGGTGATTTGCAGGGTCTTGTTGGAATTCATGGACCAATTGAAAAGCTAGTTTCGTTGTGCACGGAATCTGAAGATGTTATTATTGGCCTTTGGGGCATGGGTGGTGTTGGTAAGACAACTCTTGCGACTGCAGTTTTCAATAGATTGTGTGATGGATTTGAAGGATTTTGCTTCTTGAAAAATGTAAGAGAAAGAGCTGAGAAATATGGTATAGATCATTTGAAGACAGAACTTCTTTCCAAACTGCTAAAGGAAGAAGATGCAAGTCCCTTTGTCACGCCTGGTGGAATAACTAATTTTGCCAAGAAAAGACTTGGTCGAACAAaggttcttgttgttcttgatgATGTCAATGATTCAGACCAAATGGAAGATTTATGTGGAGGACATACACGGTTTGGGGCAAGTAGCAAAATCATAGCGACAACAAGAGATAAGCATGTCCTTCTTAGGGCGGACACtgatcatattcatcaagttaagACATTGAATTCTGATGATTCCCTTCAGCTTTTCAGCCTGAATGCCTTCAAGCAAAACTGCATTATAAAAGCAGAACAAGTTGAGTTGTCCAAGAGAGTGCTTAACTATTGCAAAGGCCTTCCTTTAGCAATAAAAATCTTGGGTTCCTTCCTTAAAGGAAAAACTCAACAAGAGTGGGAAAGTGAACTGGCCAAACTTGAAAAGACGCCTGATGAAAAAATCCAAAGAATATTACGATTGAGTTATAATGAATTAGATCGTAATGATCGGAATATATTTTTGGAACTTGCATGTTTCTTTGATAGAAATACAGAAGAAGAAGAGCAGATAAAATCTCTTCTTGATCACTGTGGATACACAACTACTATCGGGTTGACAAATCTTTGTAATAAAGCTCTTATTTCCATTTCAAACGATTGTGTGTCAATGCATGACTTAATTCGAGAAATGGGCCGTGAAATTGTTCGCGGAGAATGTCTAGATGATCCAGGAAAACGCAGTAGACTATGGGATTCTTGTGATACCTATGAAGTACTGAAATACAATAAG GGAACTCAAGTTATTCAAAGTATCACATTAAATATGTCTGAAATTGATATGATAAGGTTGCACCCTGAGACATTTGAAAGAATGCCAGAACTGAAGCTTGTTAGATTTCATTCATCCAATTCCAAAAATAAGTTGTGTGCTCCAGAAGGTATTACATCCCTGCCAAAGAAGTTAAGGTATTTTCATTGGGATGGGTTTCCTTCGAAATCTTTGCCATCTTCTTTTGGTGCTGAGAGATTTGTTGAAATCATAATGCCCAATAGTGGATTGCAAACGCTTTGGGAAGGTGAACAG AATCTTGTAAATCTAAGGAAAGTGGATCTTGATGGTTCATCAAGCCTAATGGAGCTCCCAGATTTATCAAAAGCTTCAAATCTTAGAGAAGTGAGTATCTCTGGTTGCAAGAGTCTGCGTCAAGTTCCTCCATCTGCTGTATGTTCCCAGAAGTTGAAATACCTGAACGTGAGCAACTGTGAGAGCCTTGAATCCATAGCAGAGCTTCCAGCATCGGTTGTGTACATAATTGCTCGCAACTGCCGCTCGCTACACACTGTATCTGTATCTGCTTTGGATTGTGTGGCCAAAGAACCGATCCTGCAGCAGCAATTTGAGGATATAACCTTCAACTTCACCAACTGCGACAAATTGAGAAGGAATTCAAAAAAGAGCATTATGGAACATGCCTATGGCAGACTAAAGCGACCACTAGCAGCAGCACCTACATGTGCTACAACACCATGGCTGGATAAGGAGGATAAGCACCCATTTCGTTATCTGTCGGGCAAGCAGCACAATCATCCCAAGTTAAATGTGTTGTCAGGTGCAGCCCCGGAATGGTTCAGATATATAAACCCACAAAGAGGGGCTGTTACTCTTGATGTTGCCCCAGGTGATAGCTTGTTGGGTTTCATCTTTTGGATCATTTTTCCTGCATACTATCGGAGTCACGAAGTGCAAGCCACTTCAGTGTCATATAAGTATTGGGTTAGAGTGATGCATGGCCCAAGTTTCAGTTATGACGGGCATTGGTTTCTAGGCGAGAATATATGGCTTAACGATAGCTATTTTTGGTACGACGGGCAATGCTGCATTGACATGATCAAGGTAATGGAAGAAAACACcgacactaataataataataatagcattCAACTCGTGGTTTCATTCCAGTTCTTCTACACTCGTCTTGTTTTGAGTTACCGTTACCCTATCGAGGAAGATGTTAACAAAGAATTAGAAGATTGGGCTGTGCACCCAATATATGCCTCAGACGTTCGAAACTTAAAAGATTGGAGTGTGCATCCAATATATGCCTCAGATGTTCGAAACCGACAGGCTTCCATTCAACCAGTTGGAAGCTAA